In one Thermococcus sp. 2319x1 genomic region, the following are encoded:
- the bgaS gene encoding beta-galactosidase BgaS has protein sequence MAEFAWGVVQSAFQFEMGDPLRRFIDTRSDWWHWVRDPFNIKNDLVSGHLPEDGINNYGLYEIDHQLAKDMGLNAYQITVEWSRIFPCPTFGVEVDFERDSYGLIKRIKITKETLKELEGLSNLREVKHYRKVLGNLKKLGFSTFVTLNHQTQPIWLHDPIEVRQNFEKARAKGWADERAILEFAKFAAFAAWKLGDLVDFWATFDEPMVTVELGYLAPYVGWPPGILNPKAAKAVIINQLVGHARAYDAIKAFSDKPVGIILNIIPAYPRDPNDPKDMKATENYDLFHNRIFLDGVNEGKVDLNFDGDYAKINHLERNDWIGDNYYTREVIRYTEPKYDELPIINFVGTEGYGYSSEPNSVSKDNNPTSDFGWECFPQGMYDSIMIGNEYGKPVYITENGIADSRDLLRPRYIREHVTKMFEAIQAGADVRGYFHWALTDNYEWAMGFKIKFGLYEVDPISKQRIPRPKSIETYKKIVREGLP, from the coding sequence ATGGCGGAGTTTGCATGGGGTGTTGTACAGTCAGCGTTTCAGTTCGAGATGGGCGATCCTCTCAGGAGGTTCATAGATACGAGGAGTGACTGGTGGCACTGGGTCCGCGACCCTTTCAACATAAAAAACGATCTCGTGAGCGGCCATCTTCCGGAGGATGGCATAAACAACTACGGACTCTATGAGATTGACCACCAGCTTGCGAAGGATATGGGGCTCAACGCCTATCAGATAACGGTTGAGTGGAGCAGAATCTTCCCCTGCCCGACTTTTGGAGTCGAAGTTGATTTTGAGAGGGACTCCTACGGACTTATAAAGAGGATAAAGATAACCAAAGAAACCCTCAAAGAGCTCGAAGGGCTCTCAAACCTTAGAGAAGTGAAGCACTACAGAAAAGTCTTAGGGAACCTCAAAAAGCTGGGGTTCTCCACTTTCGTAACCCTGAACCACCAGACCCAGCCGATATGGCTCCATGACCCTATAGAAGTCAGACAGAACTTCGAGAAAGCCCGGGCCAAGGGGTGGGCCGATGAAAGAGCCATACTTGAGTTTGCCAAGTTTGCAGCATTTGCCGCCTGGAAGCTCGGAGACTTGGTCGACTTCTGGGCGACCTTTGATGAGCCAATGGTGACTGTGGAGCTCGGCTATCTGGCACCCTACGTTGGGTGGCCCCCCGGAATACTAAACCCCAAAGCTGCCAAAGCAGTTATCATAAATCAACTCGTTGGACACGCAAGGGCCTATGATGCTATAAAAGCATTTTCGGACAAACCCGTTGGGATAATCCTCAACATAATCCCAGCATATCCCCGCGACCCAAACGACCCTAAGGACATGAAGGCCACCGAGAACTACGACCTCTTCCACAATAGGATATTCCTGGATGGAGTAAACGAAGGAAAGGTTGATCTTAATTTCGACGGAGACTACGCCAAAATCAATCACTTGGAGAGAAACGACTGGATAGGCGATAACTACTACACCAGGGAAGTGATAAGGTACACAGAGCCAAAATACGATGAGCTTCCGATAATAAACTTCGTAGGAACGGAAGGCTACGGCTACTCTTCAGAGCCCAACAGCGTCTCCAAGGACAACAACCCAACGAGCGACTTTGGCTGGGAGTGCTTCCCTCAGGGGATGTACGATTCAATAATGATCGGAAACGAGTATGGAAAACCCGTTTACATAACGGAAAATGGAATAGCCGATTCCAGGGACCTTTTAAGACCGAGATATATAAGGGAACACGTGACAAAGATGTTTGAAGCAATTCAAGCCGGCGCCGACGTGAGGGGATATTTCCACTGGGCACTCACGGATAACTACGAATGGGCGATGGGTTTTAAAATAAAGTTCGGCCTCTATGAGGTTGACCCGATAAGCAAGCAGAGGATACCAAGACCCAAGAGCATAGAAACCTACAAGAAAATTGTGCGGGAGGGATTACCTTGA
- a CDS encoding type II toxin-antitoxin system VapC family toxin — protein sequence MTLPDSILFDATSLIKMHTASRRRLLEVTLAKFNVFVPIISIYKYLVSKAYINRKIENEFKVLKEIYTILPLTEEIVLHGAKIEAKLLKKGLRLEVDDVLTGAFAIKHRMLLVTADQDRYKPLTEFGLDMMELDYFLKEVERMVEEELKA from the coding sequence ATGACCCTCCCTGATAGCATCCTATTTGACGCAACATCACTGATAAAAATGCACACTGCAAGCAGGAGGAGGCTACTTGAGGTGACCCTAGCAAAATTCAACGTTTTCGTCCCGATAATCTCGATTTACAAGTATCTGGTATCTAAGGCATACATAAACAGAAAAATAGAGAACGAATTCAAAGTCCTCAAAGAAATCTACACCATCCTCCCCCTAACCGAGGAGATAGTTCTACACGGTGCAAAGATAGAGGCCAAACTCCTCAAAAAGGGGCTGAGACTTGAAGTCGATGACGTGCTCACGGGAGCCTTCGCAATAAAGCACAGAATGCTCCTGGTAACCGCTGACCAGGATAGATATAAGCCCCTAACCGAGTTTGGACTTGACATGATGGAGCTTGACTACTTCCTGAAAGAAGTAGAAAGGATGGTAGAGGAAGAATTAAAGGCCTAA
- a CDS encoding PIG-L deacetylase family protein, which translates to MGFELFERFDNALSALMDELDFKINEPFKNVEKIICIEPHPDDCAIGLGGTIKKLTDSGVEVVYLLLTDGSMGTTDDGISRHELVLKRLEEEKKSAEILGVKKIHTLDLGDTELPYTREVRKEIVTVIRKEKPDMVLMPDPWLPYESHPDHRHAGFLGIEAVGFSGLPNFNRTDLIAGLEPHNVSAVGFYYTHKPNYFIDITDVMETKLRAVRAHRSQFPDDIWKLWEPYLRTIALYYGKMSGYKYAEGIRFIPSLFLHICPFAELI; encoded by the coding sequence ATGGGGTTTGAACTGTTTGAGAGGTTTGACAATGCACTTTCGGCACTCATGGACGAGCTTGACTTCAAAATAAACGAGCCTTTCAAGAACGTGGAGAAGATTATCTGCATAGAGCCGCATCCAGACGACTGTGCTATCGGGCTCGGGGGCACCATTAAAAAGCTAACGGACTCAGGGGTTGAGGTTGTCTATCTACTTCTCACGGACGGCTCGATGGGAACGACCGACGATGGGATATCACGCCATGAGCTTGTCCTAAAGAGACTTGAAGAAGAAAAAAAGAGCGCTGAAATCCTTGGGGTTAAGAAGATACACACCCTAGACCTTGGCGACACCGAACTTCCCTACACGAGGGAGGTCAGAAAGGAGATAGTCACTGTGATAAGAAAGGAGAAACCTGATATGGTTTTGATGCCCGATCCGTGGCTCCCCTACGAGAGTCACCCCGATCACAGGCATGCGGGATTCCTCGGAATAGAGGCGGTCGGCTTTTCGGGTCTCCCAAACTTCAACAGAACCGACCTCATTGCTGGACTTGAGCCCCATAACGTCTCCGCAGTTGGCTTCTACTACACCCACAAACCAAACTACTTCATTGATATAACCGATGTCATGGAAACAAAGCTGAGGGCTGTGAGGGCCCATAGAAGCCAGTTTCCTGACGACATCTGGAAGCTTTGGGAGCCGTATCTCAGGACAATAGCTCTCTATTATGGAAAAATGAGTGGTTACAAGTACGCTGAAGGTATAAGGTTCATTCCTAGCCTTTTCCTGCATATATGTCCTTTTGCCGAACTTATTTAG